AGGATCTGGCCATCGCCGCGCAGAAGGCGGCCGGCTACGGCATCACCATCGGCTATCACAACCACGCGTTCGAGTGGCAGAGCGACATCGACGGCACTCCGGGCCTCGAGGTGTTGGCGAGCCTGCTGGAGCCGTCCATCGTGCTCGAGGTCGACACCTATTGGGCCGCGGTCGGCGGACAGGACGTACCGGCGGCGCTCGGTCGGCTCGGTGACCGGGTCCAGTTGCTGCACCTCAAGGACGGCCCGATCAACCCGAACAACATCGAGCAGCTGCCCCTCGGTCAGGGGGCGATGCCGGTCGCCCGGATTGTCGCCGCGGCCACCGCCCTGCGCATCCCCGTGCTGGAGTTCGACGACTACGCCGGCGACGTGTTCGACGGCATCGACCAGGGCTTCACCTACGCCCAGGGCCTGTCCCGATGACGGGCTCCGGCCCGCTGGCGGTTGGCGTCATCGGCGCCGGCAAGATCAGCGAGCAGTACCTGGCCAACATGGCGACGTACCCGGATCTGGACGTCCGATTCGTCGCCGATCTGTATCCGGACCTGGCGCGCTCTCGGGCCCAGGAGTTCGGGGTCGCGGCTGCCGGGTCGGTCGAGGATGCCTTGGCCCGCGACGATCTGGAACTGATCGTCAACCTGACCATCCCGGTGGCCCACGCCTCCGTCGCGTCGGCCGCCCTGGCCAGCGGCAAGCACGTCTGGAACGAGAAGCCCATCACCGCGCGGTGGGACGAGGCCGGTGCCCTCCTCGTCCAGGCCGACGCGGCCGGGCTGCTGATCGGGACCGCCCCCGATACCTTCCTCGGGCCGGGACTCCAGGTTGCGCGCACGATGATCGAAAGGGGCGACATCGGGACTCCGCTGACGGCGACCATCGCCTTCCAGTCGGCCGGACCGCACCGTTGGCACCCGAACCCCGACTTCCTCTACCAAGCCGGCGGGGGCCCGCTCTTCGACATGGCGCCCTACTATCTGACGGCCCTGGCCCAGATGTTCGGGCCGATCGTCAAGGTTGCCGCCCTGGGTTCTTCGGCCGGGCCGACCCGGGTGATCGGGGAAGGCCCGCGGGCCGGACAGTCGTTCGACGTCACCGTGCCCACGAGCGTCAGCGCCCTGTACGAGTTCGCCGGCGGTCTGAAGGCGCAGGCCATCTTCAGCTTCGATTCGCCGCTGCAGCGGGTCGGGATCCTGGAGATCAGCGGTACCGACGCCATGATCGCGCCCCCTGACCCGAATCGCTTCACCGGCGACATCCGTCTGGTCACGGCCGAGTCGACCGAGGAGAAGCTGATCCCGGCCGGTGAGCGGCCGGCCGGACGCGGCATCGGCGTGGTCGACATGGCCCGCGCGATCCGGGGGGGTTCGTCGTACGGACCGCACCGGGCGTCGGGCGCCCTGGCCACCCATGTGCTGGAGGCGATGTTCGCGACCGCGGCGTCCATCGACACCGGCGCGTTCGTCCCGGTGGCCTCGACCTTTGCGCCGGTTCCGGTCCTGCCTGACGGCTGGGATCCGAGCGTCCGCACCGTCTGACCGCCCGGCGCCGCGATCAGCGCCGGACGTACCGCCGGTGCATCTTCGAATCGGCGAAGTACCGGTTGGACGTCCGGAGGAACATCAAGACGATGGCGGCCAGCGCCAGTGCCGCGTTCACCCAGGCGAGGACCTGCAGCGCGGGAGGCAGGCTGGGCGGAGTGATCGTCGTGCCGGCTCCGGCGCGATAGCCCGCAGCGATGTTCGTGTACGTGTTGCCCGTGTTGGCCGCGCTCAACGTGGCCATGGCGGCGATCACGGTGATGGTCACCCTGGCCCAGTTGCGACCGATCCACATCTTCCAGGCGAACAGGCAGTACAGGCCCAGGGTGACGATGCCGAGTCCGACTATGAACGTCTTGACGAAGGACACGACCGAACGCAGGGAGCCACCTCCCGGGGCAGACGAGAAGCTCTGCCGCTGCATGACCTGATCGAGTAGCTGGTCCCACCAACTGCTGTTGATGAATGTGACGGCGCCGACCAGGCCAAGCAATCCGGCGGAGGCGAAGGACAGCACCGCGAGGGTCACCGTGGCGGGCCGGATCGGAGGCGCCGGCGCCACGACCG
This window of the Nakamurella panacisegetis genome carries:
- a CDS encoding sugar phosphate isomerase/epimerase family protein encodes the protein MATLPALSVQLYSVRTHLAEDLPGSLARLAAIGLTQVEPYDLLTDPAGLRKALDDNGLTAPSAHTRVASGSTDLDQVFESAATVGVGIVIDPMTDPARWTTLDGIKGVAEDLAIAAQKAAGYGITIGYHNHAFEWQSDIDGTPGLEVLASLLEPSIVLEVDTYWAAVGGQDVPAALGRLGDRVQLLHLKDGPINPNNIEQLPLGQGAMPVARIVAAATALRIPVLEFDDYAGDVFDGIDQGFTYAQGLSR
- a CDS encoding Gfo/Idh/MocA family protein; translated protein: MTGSGPLAVGVIGAGKISEQYLANMATYPDLDVRFVADLYPDLARSRAQEFGVAAAGSVEDALARDDLELIVNLTIPVAHASVASAALASGKHVWNEKPITARWDEAGALLVQADAAGLLIGTAPDTFLGPGLQVARTMIERGDIGTPLTATIAFQSAGPHRWHPNPDFLYQAGGGPLFDMAPYYLTALAQMFGPIVKVAALGSSAGPTRVIGEGPRAGQSFDVTVPTSVSALYEFAGGLKAQAIFSFDSPLQRVGILEISGTDAMIAPPDPNRFTGDIRLVTAESTEEKLIPAGERPAGRGIGVVDMARAIRGGSSYGPHRASGALATHVLEAMFATAASIDTGAFVPVASTFAPVPVLPDGWDPSVRTV